The Pseudomonas moraviensis genome contains the following window.
ACCTGCTGCTGATCGGTCGCGAGTACGCCAATGACGGCGCCTCGTTCACCTTCACCACCGGCGTGCTCAGCCACGACCCGATTCGCAGCGGCGCCTCGGCAGCGCTGGTCAATGGCGCAATCGACAGCTTCGTCCGCGCCGCCGCCATCGAACTGCCGCGGGGCCTGCGGGTGAACTCGGTGAGCCCGACCGTCCTGACCGAAGCCTTGGGCAAATACGCGCCCTATTTCCGTGGCTTCAAGTCGGTTCCTGCAGCGGACGTCGCATTGGCCTACGCGAAAAGTGTCGAGGGATTGCAAACAGGGCAGACGTTTCACGTCGGTTAAGAGCAAAAGATCGCAGCCTTCGGCAGCTCCTGCACAGGACTTTATGGTTCCCTGCAGAAACTGCCGCAGGCTGCGATCTTTTGCATTTGGGGGTCAGGCTGCGTAACGTGGCAGCACTTGTCTGGAGAGCCAAAGATGCGTGTTGCCCGTTCGTTCGTCCTCGTTGCCCTGCTACCGTTGTTTGCCGCCTGCCAGTTGCTCGACGGCCAGCGTGCAAGTGTGTCCCATGCCGGGCAGACGCGGATGCAGGGGCAACTGACCGCCGCCGACGGCAAACTGGTGTTCCAGCCGTGTCAGGAGCAGCGGCAACTGGTGGTCAATGACATCGGCGGCACCAGCGTCCTGCAAGAGGCCGCCACCCTCGCCGACGAGCAAGGCAAGCTGTTTGCCGATGTGCGCGGCAAGGTCTCCGGCGATCGCCTCGACCTGGGCCAGTTGTATCGCGTCGAACGCTCGGGCACAGCCTGCGATGACCCGAATTTCAAACTGTTGATCCTGCGCGCCGCCGGCCATGGCCCGGAGTGGAACGCCAAGGTCAGCGGCAAAGGCATGGTCATCGAGCGCGACGGCCAGCCCCCGCTCGCCGTGCCCTATGTGGAAGAGCAACTGGGCGACGGCCGCTTCAATCTCAGCAGCGAAGCCAACAACCAGCGCATCGAATTATGGGTCGCGCCGCAGCGCTGCGTCGACAGCAGCACCGGCAGCGTGCAGCACATGAGCGCCGAGTTGCGCATCGACGGTCAGGTGCAGCGCGGCTGCGGCTATTTCGGCGGCGCGCGCAACGACTGATCGTTTTTCCCCCACGGATTCGCTCGCGGCGGCTTATAATCGCCGCCTTCAAACGCCCTGGCGCAGTTGTGCGCCCCGCGAATCCGGATCCCGCCATGTTACGAATCACCGAACTCAAGCTGCCAATCGACCATCCCGAAGAAGACCTGCGCGCCGCCATCGTGCAGCGTCTGGGCATCGCCAGCGATGATCTGCTCGATTTCACCTTGTTCAAGCGCAGCTATGACGCGCGCAAAAAGTCCTCCGAACTGTGCTTCATCTACACTATCGACCTCAACGTACGCGATGAGGCCCGGGTGTTGGGCAAGTTCGCCGACGACCGTAACGTCAACGTGGCGCCGGATGTCAGCTACAAATTCGTCGGTCAGGCCCCGAGCGATCTCGGCCAGCGGCCGATCGTCGTCGGTTTCGGCCCGTGCGGTATCTTCGCCGGTCTGCTGCTGGCGCAAATGGGCTTCAAACCGATCATTCTCGAACGCGGCACCGAAGTCCGTCAGCGGACCAAGGACACCTGGGGCCTGTGGCGTAAAAGCGTGCTCAATCCCGAGTCCAACGTGCAGTTCGGCGAAGGCGGCGCGGGTACATTCTCCGACGGCAAACTCTACAGCCAGATCAAGGACCCGAAATTCCTCGGGCGCAAGGTTCTGCATGAGTTCGTCAAGGCCGGCGCACCGGAAGAAATCCTTTACGTCAGCAAGCCGCACATCGGTACGTTTCGCCTGACCGGCATGGTCGAAAACATGCGCGAGCAGATCCGCGAACTGGGCGGTGAAGTGCGCTTTCAGGAGCGCGTTTCCGACGTGCTGATCGAAGACGGCCAACTGCTCGGCGTGCAACTGGCCAGCGGCGAAACCCTGCATTCCAAACACGTGGTTCTCGCCCTCGGCCACAGTGCCCGCGACACCTTCCGCATGCTCCATGGCCGTGGCGTGTTCATGGAAGCCAAGCCGTTCTCGGTGGGTTTCCGCATCGAGCACCCGCAATCGCTGATCGACCGTGCACGTCTGGGCAAATACGCCGGCCACCCGAAACTCGGCGCTGCCGATTACAAGCTGGTGCACCACGCCAGGAATGGCCGTTCGGTCTACAGCTTCTGCATGTGCCCGGGCGGCACCGTGGTCGCGGCGACGTCCGAGCCCAATCGTGTGGTCACCAACGGCATGAGCCAATACTCGCGTAACGAGCGCAATGCCAACTCCGGCATCGTCGTCGGCATCACCC
Protein-coding sequences here:
- a CDS encoding COG3650 family protein, with the protein product MRVARSFVLVALLPLFAACQLLDGQRASVSHAGQTRMQGQLTAADGKLVFQPCQEQRQLVVNDIGGTSVLQEAATLADEQGKLFADVRGKVSGDRLDLGQLYRVERSGTACDDPNFKLLILRAAGHGPEWNAKVSGKGMVIERDGQPPLAVPYVEEQLGDGRFNLSSEANNQRIELWVAPQRCVDSSTGSVQHMSAELRIDGQVQRGCGYFGGARND
- a CDS encoding NAD(P)/FAD-dependent oxidoreductase; this translates as MLRITELKLPIDHPEEDLRAAIVQRLGIASDDLLDFTLFKRSYDARKKSSELCFIYTIDLNVRDEARVLGKFADDRNVNVAPDVSYKFVGQAPSDLGQRPIVVGFGPCGIFAGLLLAQMGFKPIILERGTEVRQRTKDTWGLWRKSVLNPESNVQFGEGGAGTFSDGKLYSQIKDPKFLGRKVLHEFVKAGAPEEILYVSKPHIGTFRLTGMVENMREQIRELGGEVRFQERVSDVLIEDGQLLGVQLASGETLHSKHVVLALGHSARDTFRMLHGRGVFMEAKPFSVGFRIEHPQSLIDRARLGKYAGHPKLGAADYKLVHHARNGRSVYSFCMCPGGTVVAATSEPNRVVTNGMSQYSRNERNANSGIVVGITPEVDYPGGPLAGIELQERLESHAFILGGSDYKAPAQLVGDFINGKPSTELGEVEPSYKPGVALGDLALALPDFAIEAIREALPAFEKQIRGYSLHDAVLTGIETRTSSPLRITRNESLQSMNVKGLFPAGEGAGYAGGILSAGVDGIRIAEAVARDILGLTD
- a CDS encoding short chain dehydrogenase, yielding MKILLIGAGGTIGSAVDKELSQRHEVIRIGRNSGDLQVDISDSASIRKLFEQTGKFDALICAAGNVTFAALDEMTADSFALGLKDKLMGQVNLLLIGREYANDGASFTFTTGVLSHDPIRSGASAALVNGAIDSFVRAAAIELPRGLRVNSVSPTVLTEALGKYAPYFRGFKSVPAADVALAYAKSVEGLQTGQTFHVG